One region of Carassius gibelio isolate Cgi1373 ecotype wild population from Czech Republic chromosome A1, carGib1.2-hapl.c, whole genome shotgun sequence genomic DNA includes:
- the LOC127946170 gene encoding claudin-9-like — protein MANTGLQVMGLVLGVAGWVFGILVCVAPWWRVSAFVGDELVVSQVLWEGLWMTCLSQWGRLQCKVYDSGLALSGSAQMCRALCVLSLLLCLLALMLSVTGLKCTRCLGDAHETKARLGQVGAALFLAAAFFFLLPVCWTAYVVIRDFYDPNVAAPLKRELGPALYLGWGVTVLMLVGGALLYLGSASPGVPAVPVFGKGAKGNPPSTAESKPEKVFV, from the coding sequence ATGGCAAACACAGGTCTTCAGGTGATGGGTCTGGTCCTGGGCGTGGCAGGCTGGGTGTTCGGGATCCTGGTGTGCGTCGCCCCCTGGTGGCGTGTGTCGGCGTTCGTGGGGGACGAGCTGGTGGTGTCTCAGGTGCTGTGGGAGGGGCTGTGGATGACGTGTCTGTCGCAGTGGGGCCGTCTGCAGTGTAAAGTCTATGACTCCGGCCTCGCCCTCTCAGGCTCCGCCCAGATGTGCCGCGCCCTGTGTGTGCTGTCGCTGCTCCTGTGTCTGCTGGCGCTCATGCTCAGCGTGACCGGGCTCAAGTGCACGCGCTGCCTGGGGGACGCGCACGAGACCAAAGCTCGACTGGGGCAGGTCGGCGCGGCGCTCTTCCTCGCGGCTGCATTTTTCTTCCTTTTGCCGGTGTGTTGGACAGCGTATGTGGTGATACGAGATTTCTACGACCCGAATGTCGCCGCACCGCTTAAACGAGAACTCGGACCAGCGCTCTACCTGGGATGGGGCGTGACCGTGCTGATGCTGGTGGGCGGGGCTTTGTTGTATTTAGGCTCCGCCTCCCCTGGAGTTCCAGCTGTGCCTGTTTTCGGAAAAGGCGCCAAAGGAAACCCTCCATCCACAGCAGAGAGCAAACCGGAGAAGGTCTTTGTGTAA
- the LOC128021629 gene encoding GTPase IMAP family member 9-like, producing the protein MESAYKGDSQELRIVLLGVCGAGKSSTANAVLGREAFKESRTRESEKQTGKVEDRKISIIDTPGFFNTQLTDEEMKNEMMKSMFLCYPGPHLFLLVINLKTFREEQRNLVEQVQENFGAQALKFTMVLFVGREKIPNRQWKLLIDSRRFQELVGHCRGQYHTFNSKNDIIPTHITKLLERIDEIIKQNDGQHYDIGIYLRVPINCIKGKMKQEKEIKVEATKQEQIIVRESSNMYTVKEKDTANVVTENKDFISHVTKIERTELNVDIHSRDPQENKDDEEEVVKPPAKSLRNYFEHKGETNTVQKPEKYRKCDQNKQQTVTEQHPTQRGENSFITLLPNIMTYF; encoded by the exons ATGGAATCAGCATATAAAG GTGATTCACAGGAGCTGAGGATTGTGCTGCTGGGAGTCTGTGGAGCTGGAAAGAGTTCAACTGCAAATGCAGTACTGGGTCGAGAGGCATTTAAAGAGAGCAGAACCAGAGAGAGTGAGAAACAGACAGGAAAAGTAGAAGACAGAAAAATCTCCATCATCGACACGCCAGGATTCTTCAACACTCAACTGACCGATGAAGAGATGAAGAATGAGATGATGAAGAGTATGTTCCTCTGTTATCCTGGTCCTCACCTGTTCCTGCTCGTCATCAACCTGAAGACCTTCAGAGAGGAGCAGAGGAACCTCGTGGAGCAAGTTCAGGAGAACTTTGGAGCTCAGGCTTTGAAGTTCACAATGGTGCTGTTTGTTGGAAGAGAAAAAATTCCAAATAGACAATGGAAGCTTCTTATAGACAGTAGAAGGTTTCAGGAGCTAGTAGGTCACTGCAGAGGACAATATCATACATTCAACAGTAAAAATGACATTATTCCAACTCACATCACAAAACTTCTAGAGAGGATTGATGAAATCATCAAACAAAATGATGGCCAACATTACGACATTGGCATTTATTTAAGAGTTCCAATAAACTGCATAAAAGGAAAGATGAaacaagagaaagaaataaaagttGAAGCAACTAAACAAGAGCAGATTATAGTGCGGGAGTCGAGTAACATGTACACTGTAAAAGAAAAGGACACAGCAAATGTTGTGActgaaaataaagattttatttcTCATGTGACAAAAATAGAGAGAACTGAATTAAATGTAGACATACACTCTAGAGATCCACAAGAAAACAAGGATGATGAAGAAGAGGTGGTCAAACCACCAGCAAAATCACTGAGAAACTACTTTGAACACAAAGGAGAAACAAATACAGTCCAGAAAccagaaaaatacagaaaatgtgaCCAGAACAAACAACAGACAGTGACAGAACAACATCCAACCCAAAGAGGTGAGAACAGTTTTATTACACTTTTACCAAATATCATGACATACTTCTGA
- the LOC128022411 gene encoding GTPase IMAP family member 9-like, with amino-acid sequence MVGKTGAGKSASGNTILGQKTFKEEFSTESVTLKCQRHQQTVEGRNISVIDTPGLSDTSISEEQLKKELVKCVEMSVPGPHAFLLVIRLDVRFTDEEKNTVKWIQKNFGEEAARYTIVLFTRGDQLEITIEKFLTKNKQLGELVKQCKGGYLVFNNKKEDKRSQVTELLEKIDRMVKENGGEHYIKEMYQEAQIKIWEKEKKKREEEERQKLEEEEKIREEERYRLKKVALMGTGVVVGAGAAAVVSGGTLGPVLISGAAAAGGAALTSVVKGKTSEVLISGAAAAGGAALTSFVKGETLSEALMAGAMAAGNAALKSVTGGASGRCK; translated from the coding sequence ATGGTGGGGAAAACTGGAGCTGGAAAGAGTGCATCAGGAAACACCATCCTGGGACAGAAAACTTTTAAAGAAGAATTTTCTACTGAATCTGTGACTTTGAAATGCCAAAGGCATCAGCAGACAGTAGAAGGTAGAAACATCTCAGTGATCGACACTCCAGGACTGTCTGATACATCAATCAGTGAAGAACAACTGAAGAAGGAATTAGTGAAGTGTGTAGAAATGTCTGTTCCTGGTCCTCATGCGTTTCTGCTGGTCATCAGACTGGACGTGAGATTCACAGATGAAGAGAAAAACACAGTCAAGTGGATTCAGAAGAACTTTGGAGAAGAAGCTGCACGTTACACCATCGTTCTGTTCACTAGAGGAGATCAGTTAGAAATAACCATAGAAAAGTTTCTGACCAAAAACAAGCAGCTTGGAGAGCTAGTTAAACAGTGTAAAGGAGGTTATCTTGTGTTCAATAACAAAAAAGAAGACAAACGATCACAGGTCACTGAACTGCTGGAGAAGATCGACAGAATGGTGAAGGAGAACGGAGGAGAGCATTACATTAAGGAGATGTACCAGGAAGCTCAGATAAAAATCtgggaaaaagagaaaaagaagagagaagaagaggagagacAGAAGTTGGAAGAGGAGGAAAAGATAAGAGAAGAGGAAAGATATAGACTGAAAAAGGTGGCCTTAATGGGAACAGGTGTAGTAGTGGGTGCAGGAGCAGCAGCTGTAGTTAGTGGAGGGACACTTGGTCCAGTTTTGATCTCAGGAGCAGCAGCTGCAGGAGGCGCAGCTCTGACCTCTGTTGTTAAAGGAAAGACATCTGAAGTTTTGATCTCAGGAGCAGCAGCTGCAGGAGGCGCAGCTCTGACCTCTTTTGTTAAAGGAGAGACACTATCTGAAGCTTTAATGGCAGGAGCAATGGCTGCTGGAAATGCAGCACTGAAATCTGTTACTGGTGGAGCATCAGGGAGATGCAAATAA